In Pengzhenrongella sicca, a single genomic region encodes these proteins:
- a CDS encoding EamA family transporter, whose protein sequence is MPTRTGPVLGRVPAPALFVVSGLTQYLGAALAVGLFSVLAAPAVAWLRVAVAAVVLVAWRRPWRTRWSRRDLAGIAAFGVVLAAMNVTFYIAIEHLPLGTAVAIEFVGPVAVAAITGRGRRERVGIALAGAGVLLLAGATVTGGGPDVVVGLIAIGLAAACWAGYILLGRRIALRGSGVTSLSMAMTAGALAFAPFLGAAAAPVLHDGRLALAIVGIAVLSSVIPYAIEQVVLRRVSAATFAVLLAMLPATAAVVGAVTLRQVPAPIDLVGLLAVSAAIALTAGSSTPGPSSGGSSSVDPAR, encoded by the coding sequence GTGCCGACCCGTACCGGCCCGGTCCTCGGACGGGTTCCCGCCCCCGCGCTCTTCGTCGTCTCCGGGCTGACCCAGTACCTCGGCGCAGCGCTCGCGGTCGGGCTGTTCTCCGTGCTGGCCGCCCCGGCGGTGGCCTGGCTGCGCGTCGCCGTGGCCGCGGTGGTGCTCGTCGCGTGGCGTCGACCCTGGCGGACCCGCTGGTCACGGCGGGACCTCGCCGGCATCGCCGCGTTCGGCGTCGTGCTCGCGGCCATGAACGTCACGTTCTACATCGCGATCGAGCACCTCCCGCTCGGCACGGCCGTCGCGATCGAGTTCGTCGGCCCGGTCGCGGTCGCCGCGATCACCGGCCGCGGCCGGCGCGAGCGGGTCGGGATCGCGCTCGCCGGCGCCGGGGTGCTCCTGCTCGCGGGGGCGACGGTCACGGGCGGCGGGCCCGACGTCGTCGTCGGCCTGATCGCGATCGGGCTGGCCGCGGCCTGCTGGGCGGGCTACATCCTGCTCGGGCGGCGGATCGCGCTGCGCGGGTCGGGGGTGACGTCGCTGTCGATGGCGATGACGGCGGGCGCGCTCGCGTTCGCGCCGTTCCTGGGCGCCGCTGCCGCCCCCGTGCTGCACGACGGGCGGCTTGCGCTCGCGATCGTCGGGATCGCCGTGCTCTCGTCCGTCATCCCGTACGCCATCGAGCAGGTGGTGCTCCGACGCGTGAGCGCGGCGACGTTCGCCGTGCTCCTGGCGATGCTGCCGGCGACGGCGGCAGTGGTCGGCGCGGTCACGCTGCGCCAGGTCCCGGCCCCGATCGACCTGGTCGGACTCCTCGCGGTCTCCGCGGCGATCGCCCTGACCGCCGGGTCGTCCACACCCGGCCCGTCGAGCGGCGGTTCGTCCAGCGTCGATCCGGCACGCTAG
- a CDS encoding NAD(P)H-quinone oxidoreductase has product MRAVIIPEPGGAQVLTETSLPDPVPGVGEVVVDVAAAGVNRADLLQRQGHYPAPTGAPDWPGLEVSGLVSELGPGVTGWSVGDRVCALLAGGGYAERVAVPAGQLLPVPPGLDLVDAAGLPEAVCTAWSNLVGVGRLHAGEWALVHGGSGGVGSIAIQLAVALGAHVATTAGGPARAARCAELGAELAIDHRSTDFARAVDDATGGRGVDVILDLLGAGALAANLGALAPEGRLVVIGLQRGARAEIDLGLLLSRRLSIAGTTLRARPAAQKAAVVAAVRAGAWPLLDDGRLRPVIHARLPLAAAGDAHELLESGDVFGKLLLLP; this is encoded by the coding sequence GTGCGCGCAGTGATCATTCCTGAGCCGGGCGGCGCCCAGGTGCTGACCGAGACGAGCCTGCCCGACCCCGTGCCGGGCGTCGGCGAGGTCGTGGTCGACGTCGCCGCCGCGGGGGTCAACCGCGCGGACCTGCTGCAGCGGCAGGGGCACTACCCGGCCCCGACCGGCGCACCCGACTGGCCCGGGCTCGAGGTCTCGGGCCTGGTCAGCGAGCTCGGCCCGGGCGTCACCGGGTGGTCCGTCGGCGACCGGGTCTGCGCCCTGCTCGCGGGCGGCGGCTACGCCGAGCGCGTCGCCGTGCCCGCGGGTCAGCTGCTTCCCGTTCCGCCGGGGCTCGACCTCGTCGACGCGGCGGGCCTGCCGGAGGCCGTGTGCACGGCCTGGTCCAACCTCGTCGGGGTCGGTCGGCTCCACGCCGGCGAGTGGGCGCTCGTGCACGGGGGGTCGGGCGGCGTGGGCTCGATCGCCATCCAGCTCGCCGTCGCGCTCGGCGCGCACGTCGCGACCACGGCCGGCGGGCCGGCGCGGGCCGCGCGGTGCGCGGAGCTCGGCGCGGAGCTCGCGATCGACCACCGCAGCACGGACTTCGCCCGCGCCGTCGACGACGCGACGGGCGGCCGCGGCGTCGACGTCATCCTCGACCTGCTCGGGGCGGGCGCGCTCGCCGCGAACCTGGGCGCGCTCGCACCCGAGGGCCGGCTCGTCGTCATCGGGCTGCAGCGGGGCGCCCGCGCCGAGATCGACCTCGGCCTGCTGCTGTCGCGCCGCCTGTCGATCGCGGGCACCACGCTCCGGGCCCGGCCCGCGGCCCAGAAGGCCGCGGTCGTTGCGGCCGTGCGGGCCGGGGCGTGGCCGCTGCTCGACGACGGGCGGCTGCGGCCGGTCATCCACGCCCGGCTGCCCCTGGCCGCCGCGGGCGACGCCCACGAGCTGCTGGAGTCGGGCGACGTCTTCGGCAAGCTGCTCCTGCTCCCCTAG